A portion of the Corynebacterium jeikeium genome contains these proteins:
- a CDS encoding YhgE/Pip domain-containing protein: MRNVLEIVRNDFRVIRQNTMTGIMVFGLVLIPLLFTCFNVLASWEPFENTEKLKIAVASNDRGHRTDIGAIDVNLGNEVLSKLSRNHEIDWQITDSEDAIDGTKSGDYYAAIVLPENFSTELMTFYVRGTKAPKLTLYTNEKKNALSSIITSKGASGVIQEIDKNFTQVVASVGLGVITSLDEYLNTSDSKQALTRVQNRVDDTAARLRSGAQTARSLSTLVETTVPLVETADSILENAGARMDILRNGSGDGNVAGDLEAAVGNVRDSVSTALDATQSSYEGVRDRVNELVDGTQATSGATADTFDAMAAKFGQQADGLTAMRDRLEDTVGAVVPGVAKPGYDRAISDLNTSIARTRGLQESFSAVAADLRGGRDTGSSISQAKDAFTAAIAAVENAKNSYEQNLRPQIDALSEPVSRLSNDIEVIGEDIRGIRGTISGSPVDTLRKTSAATMGLSTRFDDLAARFDEIHNALEEAKDTGDLSRIAEAVGDDPSALAAQLAAPVQVEEDPVFPVQSFGAGMAPFYATLALWIGALLSSVLIRTTVRSRDGQKVGDDEAEHVVSDAVDDAQGDAAAEVGDDADAEAEKSSDQQINAAQTDDYTRAEKYFGRFATFATVGLVQATLMVLGLQVYVGIDPAHRFLMLLAGWIISLVFMMIVFSFVFTFDNAGKAICVLLLVMQVSAAGGAYPLPLVPQWVQNISPWLPGTYAIDMFRSSIAGIYEADYWKLMFMLALFIIPSLILALGLQRIFEKGINDIKDAIGETKVMATS; this comes from the coding sequence ATGAGAAACGTTCTTGAAATTGTGCGGAATGACTTTCGGGTGATCCGCCAGAACACGATGACCGGCATCATGGTTTTCGGTCTGGTGCTGATTCCGCTGCTGTTCACCTGCTTTAATGTGCTGGCCAGCTGGGAGCCGTTTGAGAACACCGAAAAGCTGAAGATTGCGGTCGCCAGTAATGACCGTGGTCATCGCACGGATATCGGTGCGATTGACGTCAACTTGGGCAATGAGGTGCTGTCGAAGCTGAGCCGTAACCACGAAATTGACTGGCAGATTACGGATTCTGAGGACGCCATCGACGGCACTAAGTCCGGTGACTACTACGCGGCAATCGTGCTTCCGGAGAACTTCAGTACTGAACTGATGACCTTCTACGTCCGGGGCACCAAGGCGCCGAAGCTGACGCTCTATACGAATGAGAAGAAGAACGCGCTTTCGTCAATCATTACGAGTAAGGGCGCGAGTGGCGTTATTCAGGAGATTGACAAGAACTTCACGCAGGTCGTCGCCAGTGTTGGGCTGGGCGTGATCACCTCGCTGGATGAGTATCTAAACACCTCCGACTCCAAGCAGGCACTGACGCGCGTGCAAAACCGCGTTGATGACACCGCCGCGCGGCTGCGCTCCGGTGCGCAGACTGCTCGTTCGCTGTCTACGCTGGTGGAGACCACCGTGCCGCTGGTGGAGACCGCGGATTCCATTTTGGAAAACGCTGGTGCGCGGATGGACATTCTGCGCAATGGTTCGGGTGACGGCAACGTCGCAGGCGATCTGGAAGCCGCGGTCGGCAATGTTCGCGACTCGGTTAGCACGGCGCTCGACGCAACGCAGTCGAGCTACGAAGGCGTGCGCGACCGCGTCAACGAGCTTGTCGACGGCACCCAGGCCACCAGCGGCGCGACCGCGGATACCTTCGATGCGATGGCGGCCAAATTCGGCCAGCAGGCCGACGGTCTGACTGCGATGCGCGACCGCCTGGAGGACACCGTTGGGGCAGTGGTTCCGGGTGTCGCTAAGCCGGGCTATGACCGCGCGATTTCCGATCTGAACACCTCGATTGCTCGCACCCGTGGGCTGCAGGAGAGTTTCTCCGCCGTGGCAGCGGATTTGCGTGGTGGCCGGGATACGGGATCGTCGATAAGCCAGGCGAAGGACGCTTTCACGGCTGCGATTGCCGCTGTGGAAAATGCCAAAAACTCCTACGAGCAGAACCTGCGCCCGCAGATCGACGCACTGTCGGAGCCGGTGTCGCGTCTGAGCAACGACATCGAGGTCATTGGCGAGGACATTCGCGGCATCCGCGGTACGATTTCCGGCTCGCCGGTGGATACGCTTCGTAAGACCAGCGCCGCCACGATGGGTCTGAGCACCCGCTTTGATGATCTGGCGGCTCGCTTCGACGAGATTCACAACGCGCTGGAAGAGGCGAAGGACACCGGGGACCTCTCGCGAATTGCTGAGGCCGTCGGTGATGACCCAAGTGCCCTGGCAGCGCAGTTGGCCGCGCCGGTGCAGGTCGAGGAAGACCCCGTCTTCCCAGTCCAGAGCTTCGGTGCGGGTATGGCGCCGTTCTATGCGACCCTCGCGCTGTGGATCGGTGCGCTGCTGTCGTCGGTGCTGATCCGCACCACGGTCCGTAGCCGCGACGGACAGAAGGTCGGCGATGATGAGGCCGAGCATGTGGTCAGCGATGCAGTCGATGATGCGCAGGGCGATGCAGCCGCTGAGGTCGGCGATGATGCTGACGCTGAGGCCGAGAAGTCCAGCGACCAGCAAATCAACGCTGCCCAGACCGATGACTACACCCGCGCCGAGAAGTACTTCGGCCGGTTCGCCACCTTCGCCACCGTTGGCCTAGTTCAGGCCACGCTGATGGTGTTGGGACTCCAGGTGTACGTGGGCATCGATCCCGCACACCGATTCCTGATGCTGCTGGCCGGCTGGATCATCTCGCTGGTGTTCATGATGATCGTCTTCTCGTTCGTCTTCACCTTCGACAATGCCGGCAAGGCCATCTGCGTGCTGTTGCTGGTGATGCAGGTCTCGGCTGCAGGTGGCGCGTATCCGCTGCCTCTGGTGCCGCAGTGGGTCCAGAACATTAGCCCGTGGCTGCCGGGTACCTACGCGATTGACATGTTCCGCAGCTCCATCGCCGGTATCTACGAGGCCGACTACTGGAAGCTGATGTTCATGTTGGCGCTGTTCATCATCCCGTCGCTGATCCTGGCACTGGGCCTCCAGCGCATCTTTGAAAAGGGAATCAACGACATCAAGGACGCAATCGGGGAGACGAAGGTGATGGCCACCTCGTAA
- a CDS encoding class C sortase, translated as MGRHSHSKRATSKRASKPTSKRKSERANSTSAATKTAATNTKAKPQKGKKLNSNTIIALLLIIGGLGVLLYPVVATQWNNFLQARAADEYSKLEKSAPPEVLDTAWNEAHEYNASLGEVNPGDAWTTSDDESSPEYQRYRHYLDVLGETDALGRIVIPSINSDLPIFHGTSEKSLSRGVGHLYGTDFPVGGVGEGEGRHASLSAHTGLQNATLWDNLDKVKKGDAFYIAVAGHKLKYEVHDVAVVKPDETDALRRVPGEDLITLITCTPYGINTHRLLVTGHQVPMDPDEESVFDGSGSQWQWWMWAILAAAAVIIALLIWWLRKLSRDGKSEPEAERESDEAED; from the coding sequence ATGGGGCGTCATTCCCATTCCAAGCGGGCAACTTCCAAGCGGGCATCTAAACCGACATCTAAGCGGAAGTCCGAACGCGCAAACAGCACCAGCGCCGCAACCAAAACCGCCGCAACCAACACCAAAGCAAAGCCCCAAAAGGGCAAGAAGCTCAACTCGAACACCATCATCGCCCTGCTGTTGATCATTGGCGGTTTGGGCGTGCTGCTGTACCCGGTTGTCGCAACGCAGTGGAACAACTTCCTGCAGGCCCGCGCCGCAGATGAGTACTCCAAGCTGGAGAAATCCGCTCCTCCTGAGGTCTTGGACACCGCCTGGAACGAGGCCCACGAGTACAACGCCAGCCTCGGCGAGGTCAATCCGGGCGACGCCTGGACCACCTCCGATGACGAGTCCTCCCCGGAGTACCAGCGCTACCGCCACTACCTCGACGTGCTTGGCGAGACCGACGCGCTCGGTCGCATCGTCATCCCTTCCATCAACTCTGACCTGCCCATTTTCCATGGCACGTCGGAAAAGTCGCTCTCGCGCGGTGTCGGTCACCTCTACGGCACCGACTTCCCGGTCGGCGGCGTGGGCGAGGGTGAAGGTCGTCACGCGTCGCTGTCGGCGCATACGGGTCTGCAAAATGCGACGCTGTGGGACAACCTCGACAAGGTCAAAAAGGGCGACGCGTTCTACATCGCAGTCGCGGGTCATAAGTTGAAGTATGAGGTCCACGACGTAGCCGTCGTAAAGCCGGATGAAACCGATGCTTTACGACGCGTCCCCGGAGAAGACCTAATCACCCTGATTACGTGCACGCCTTACGGCATTAACACGCACCGCCTGCTGGTGACGGGGCACCAGGTGCCGATGGATCCTGACGAGGAATCCGTGTTCGACGGCAGCGGTTCGCAGTGGCAGTGGTGGATGTGGGCCATCCTGGCAGCAGCGGCGGTGATTATTGCGCTGCTGATTTGGTGGCTGCGGAAGCTCTCGCGCGACGGCAAGAGCGAACCGGAGGCCGAGCGCGAGAGCGACGAGGCGGAGGATTAG
- a CDS encoding YhgE/Pip domain-containing protein, whose product MQTSWSILKRDLRRLRNSPRVWVIIIGVMITPALYSWFNIPGFWDPYEHTENIGVAIVNEDKGASSSVTGSLNIGNQVVKQLKENHELGWQFPDAEKADRDLKRGKVYAEITIPPNFSQEMVDLIQGQGHPAKLTYRANQKINAISPHITAQGASGIDGQISASFNKEIAKAVTEQVKEAGDLLQGRFDAARLNSADAFQDVADAVANSRDEVGAIQEQIGDLQPTIAQIKKTLGSVDTALDDAQDALTQVQAITGELNNEVLNFSADLNDAYLQGSTALVEGTGNANAAIGAMTGNLQGAISRSDSATAAAEDIVNQADQVIGGLNSLLEANPLNGPDKQAIQRTIDALDESNATNKELVEGLKNVSGSAQGTLDSLNATSEALAQATKDGKAASDQIRQASQDALPQLSKALNQLNARVGSYAAALGAQKDTVKETSALLDATSGQLSAADQVLESFKADLDGVRDGLETARLDVLTLGTTEEREAMNMVNDLDPEGISQFLSDPAEVKTEAVFPVDHYGSGMAALFTNLSLWIGAFILIVIFRVEVDAEGFKEITVGQAYMGRTLLLGIIATFQALIVSIGDIVIGVQHVSAVAFVLTCVVVELCYLAIIYSLVSAFGHVGRGIAVVLAFIQIPGAAGLYPIEMTPDFFQALNPFLPLTYGIDALRETIGGFYSNYYLKNMLTLMAMAVVAYVVGYWLRRSLSSVNVLVNHQLEEGGLVNNEEVHLVGSGYKLSDLVFALRNREEYQSRVDERMENLRGSYTLFMRMAIGIAVAALVVLGILARNYPDQKALFFGLACLFVLLCLAYIAVREYVKQSVIHAQELSEMSEEELRAYMEHQTSHPHAYSLENAGDSFEPQAKVSSASVKTSPEGEA is encoded by the coding sequence GTGCAAACTAGCTGGTCTATTCTGAAGCGAGACTTGCGCCGTCTCCGCAATAGCCCAAGAGTGTGGGTGATTATCATCGGCGTGATGATTACCCCTGCCTTGTATTCCTGGTTCAACATCCCGGGCTTCTGGGATCCGTATGAGCACACCGAGAACATCGGCGTGGCAATTGTGAATGAGGACAAGGGCGCGAGTTCCTCGGTTACCGGAAGTCTCAATATCGGTAACCAGGTGGTCAAACAACTAAAAGAAAATCATGAACTGGGCTGGCAGTTCCCCGATGCCGAGAAGGCAGACCGAGATCTAAAGCGCGGCAAGGTCTATGCCGAAATCACCATTCCGCCGAATTTCTCGCAGGAAATGGTCGATCTGATCCAAGGGCAGGGGCATCCAGCAAAACTGACCTACCGCGCTAACCAGAAGATCAACGCAATCTCGCCGCACATCACGGCGCAGGGCGCGTCCGGCATTGATGGCCAGATCTCCGCGTCCTTTAATAAGGAGATCGCGAAGGCGGTCACCGAGCAGGTCAAGGAAGCTGGCGATCTGCTGCAGGGTCGGTTCGATGCGGCCCGTCTCAATTCCGCTGATGCTTTCCAGGATGTTGCTGATGCGGTTGCCAATAGCCGCGATGAAGTCGGCGCTATCCAGGAGCAGATTGGCGATCTGCAGCCGACGATTGCGCAGATTAAGAAGACTCTTGGCAGCGTAGATACGGCCCTCGACGATGCCCAGGATGCGTTGACGCAGGTGCAGGCGATTACTGGTGAGCTCAACAACGAGGTCCTGAATTTCTCCGCGGATCTCAACGACGCCTACCTACAGGGCAGTACCGCCCTGGTAGAGGGCACCGGTAACGCCAATGCCGCGATTGGCGCGATGACCGGCAATCTGCAGGGCGCAATTTCCCGTTCGGATTCCGCGACGGCTGCGGCGGAGGACATCGTCAACCAGGCGGATCAGGTCATTGGTGGGCTGAATTCCCTGCTGGAGGCCAACCCGCTAAACGGCCCGGATAAGCAGGCAATCCAGCGCACCATCGATGCGCTCGACGAGAGCAACGCCACCAATAAAGAGCTGGTGGAGGGTCTGAAGAACGTCTCCGGCTCGGCGCAGGGAACTCTCGACTCCCTCAACGCCACCAGCGAGGCATTGGCGCAGGCCACTAAGGACGGCAAGGCCGCCTCGGATCAGATTCGTCAGGCGTCCCAGGACGCACTCCCGCAGTTGAGCAAGGCGCTTAATCAGCTCAACGCGCGCGTGGGTTCGTACGCGGCGGCGCTTGGCGCGCAAAAGGACACCGTCAAGGAAACGTCCGCGCTTCTCGACGCTACGAGTGGGCAGCTTTCTGCTGCGGATCAGGTCCTCGAGAGCTTCAAGGCCGACCTTGATGGTGTGCGCGATGGTCTGGAAACTGCGCGTCTCGATGTCCTTACCCTGGGCACCACCGAAGAGCGCGAAGCCATGAACATGGTCAACGACCTCGATCCTGAGGGTATCTCGCAGTTCCTGAGCGATCCGGCTGAGGTTAAGACCGAGGCCGTGTTCCCGGTGGATCACTACGGCTCGGGTATGGCGGCGCTGTTTACCAACCTGTCGTTGTGGATTGGTGCGTTCATTCTGATTGTGATTTTCCGCGTGGAAGTCGACGCGGAAGGTTTCAAGGAAATCACGGTGGGCCAGGCGTACATGGGGCGCACATTGCTGTTGGGCATCATCGCTACTTTCCAGGCGCTGATTGTCTCTATCGGTGACATCGTCATTGGTGTGCAGCATGTCAGCGCGGTTGCGTTCGTCCTCACCTGTGTCGTGGTGGAGTTGTGTTATCTCGCCATTATTTACAGTTTGGTGTCGGCGTTTGGCCACGTGGGACGTGGTATTGCAGTAGTGCTCGCGTTTATTCAGATTCCTGGCGCCGCCGGTCTCTATCCAATTGAGATGACCCCGGACTTCTTCCAGGCGCTGAATCCGTTCTTGCCGTTGACCTACGGCATTGATGCTCTCCGCGAGACCATTGGTGGTTTCTACTCGAATTACTACCTGAAGAACATGCTCACCTTGATGGCCATGGCAGTGGTCGCCTACGTGGTCGGTTACTGGCTGCGCCGCAGCCTGTCCTCGGTCAATGTCTTGGTTAACCACCAGCTTGAAGAGGGCGGACTGGTCAACAACGAAGAAGTCCACCTGGTCGGTAGCGGATACAAGCTCAGTGACCTCGTCTTTGCGCTGCGTAACCGCGAGGAGTACCAATCGCGAGTCGACGAGCGGATGGAGAATCTGCGTGGCAGCTACACGCTGTTCATGCGCATGGCCATTGGCATCGCCGTGGCCGCCCTGGTGGTGCTGGGTATTTTGGCCCGTAACTACCCGGATCAGAAGGCCCTGTTCTTCGGTCTGGCTTGCCTGTTTGTGCTGCTCTGCCTCGCCTACATCGCGGTGCGCGAGTACGTCAAGCAGTCTGTGATTCACGCCCAGGAGCTCAGCGAGATGTCGGAGGAGGAGCTGCGCGCCTACATGGAGCACCAAACTTCCCATCCGCATGCGTACTCGCTGGAAAATGCTGGTGATTCGTTTGAGCCACAGGCGAAGGTGTCGTCGGCAAGCGTGAAGACTTCCCCAGAAGGTGAAGCCTAA